One genomic region from Uloborus diversus isolate 005 chromosome 2, Udiv.v.3.1, whole genome shotgun sequence encodes:
- the LOC129217705 gene encoding negative elongation factor D-like, which translates to MMDDEYDDDIDNDRGWYDDTNMDHDSNSPLAEDLEMRNAQIQAECLEKFSSQDFIMEPEIFVQLKRYFQSGGNPEQVVDLLSENYHAIAQTANLLAEWLILAGMKISEVQALVEDHLREVIIRHFDPKKADSIFTEEGDTPSWLTEMIEHHTWRSLIYKLAEDYPDCLMLNFTIKLISDAGFQGEITSISTASQQLEVFSRILKTSIANFLEGGEEELHKNLHEFTRMVCHGEHTYLYSQTLLHLLAQEPRGGSNIKRLSQETSKYVQGTEHDATPITMALNGAAAVPRACQALSAMLSKNALNPADITILFKMYQATEPPPVELIRVPQFLDLLMDSLFKPGTKINPEHKPKYIYLLAYAVSIHETYKKMVRKGVIKEELKATTQAIEKVHMICNEKKGSSELIPELGTLYNCIRFPVVALGVVRWVDFTVSEKSYFKLSTEHTPLHLALLDEVATLHNTLHQKVLDLLIRLFEMPQEDLDVLVQLEMKKMLLDRMVHLLSRGCAVSVVNYIKTCWQRQDTDISLIRYFVTEVLDIIAPPYTAEFVNLFLPLVENEEIRGTVRPEGENDPVSEFIMLCKSNYLMQN; encoded by the coding sequence ATGATGGACGACGAATATGACGATGACATTGACAATGACAGAGGCTGGTATGATGACACCAATATGGACCACGATTCCAATTCACCTCTGGCTGAGGACCTTGAAATGAGGAATGCCCAGATCCAAGCAGAATGTCTAGAGAAGTTCAGTAGTCAGGATTTTATCATGGAACCTGAAATTTTTGTTCAGTTGAAAAGATATTTCCAGTCTGGTGGTAATCCAGAACAGGTAGTTGACCTATTATCCGAAAATTATCATGCCATTGCTCAAACTGCCAATTTGTTAGCAGAATGGTTAATTTTGGCTGGTATGAAGATTTCTGAAGTACAAGCTCTTGTAGAAGATCACTTACGTGAAGTGATCATTCGGCATTTTGATCCTAAGAAAGCAGATTCGATCTTTACTGAAGAAGGAGACACACCCAGCTGGTTGACCGAGATGATCGAACATCACACATGGCGCTCGCTCATTTATAAACTAGCTGAAGACTATCCTGACTGCCTCATGTTGAACTTCACCATCAAACTTATTTCGGATGCAGGATTCCAGGGTGAAATTACGAGCATTTCTACAGCTTCCCAACAACTTGAAGTATTTTCCAGAATTTTGAAAACATCAATTGCAAATTTTTTAGAAGGTGGAGAAGAGGAGCTTCATAAGAATTTGCACGAGTTTACAAGAATGGTATGTCATGGAGAGCACACATACCTCTACAGTCAGACACTGTTGCATTTGTTGGCCCAGGAACCGCGAGGGGGCTCAAATATAAAACGTCTTTCACAAGAAACCAGCAAATATGTTCAAGGAACAGAGCATGATGCAACTCCCATCACGATGGCTTTGAATGGAGCGGCTGCTGTTCCTCGTGCTTGCCAGGCTCTTTCAGCAATGCTGAGCAAAAATGCCCTGAACCCGGCCGATATCACGATTCTCTTCAAGATGTATCAAGCTACTGAACCACCTCCAGTTGAACTGATTCGAGTGCCTCAATTTCTCGACCTGCTCATGGATTCTCTTTTCAAACCAGGAACAAAGATCAATCCGGAGCATAAGCCAAAATATATTTATCTTCTTGCTTATGCTGTTAGCATTCatgaaacatataaaaaaatgGTGAGAAAGGGCGTTATCAAGGAAGAGCTCAAAGCGACAACACAAGCTATCGAAAAGGTTCATATGATCTGCAATGAGAAAAAAGGTTCATCAGAGCTCATTCCAGAGTTGGGTACCTTATACAATTGCATCAGGTTTCCAGTTGTTGCACTCGGAGTGGTGAGGTGGGTGGATTTCACCGTCTCTGAGAAAAGTTACTTCAAACTCTCGACAGAGCACACTCCATTGCACCTGGCCCTCTTGGATGAAGTGGCCACCTTGCACAACACTCTCCACCAGAAGGTCTTAGACCTGCTGATCAGGCTTTTCGAGATGCCACAGGAAGACTTGGACGTACTGGTGCAACTGGAgatgaagaaaatgcttttggaTAGAATGGTGCATTTATTGAGTCGTGGCTGTGCCGTGTCGGTCGTGAACTACATCAAGACTTGTTGGCAACGGCAAGATACTGATATATCCCTGATTCGGTACTTCGTCACTGAGGTTCTGGATATTATTGCTCCGCCCTACACAGCGGAATTCGTGAATCTGTTTTTGCCTCTGGTGGAGAATGAAGAAATCAGAGGTACTGTGAGACCTGAAGGTGAAAATGACCCTGTTTCAGAATTCATCATGCTTTGTAAATCAAATTATCTCATGCAGAATTAA